A genomic stretch from Erigeron canadensis isolate Cc75 chromosome 9, C_canadensis_v1, whole genome shotgun sequence includes:
- the LOC122583088 gene encoding uncharacterized protein LOC122583088, translating into MLEAIASYDLWIWHAYFGPASLNNDINVLNESDLFDDLLQDRAPKVEFSVNGHWFGKGYYLADGIYHEWVTLVKSFKCPMDPKTTKFKRYQEAARKDVERAFEVLQGRWQIVEQQARAYSVNKIKRIMLCCVIVHNMIVEDNGRAITPFKEELITNIVLPTRTWNERCSTQLRMYGELRDRRTHHELRNALIEHVWNLPKRGRQR; encoded by the coding sequence atgcttgaagcgattgcttcatatgatttgtggatctGGCATGCTTACTTTGGCCCTGCTAGTTTGAACAACGACATCAATGTCCTCAACGAATCAGATTTGTTTGACGATTTGCTTCAGGACAGGGCTCCTAAAGTAGAGTTTTCGGTGAATGGCCACTGGTTTGGAAAGGGATATTACCTAGCAGATGGTATTTATCATGAATGGGTCACTCTTGTCAAGTCTTTCAAGTGCCCGATGGACCCGAAAACCACCAAGTTCAAGAGATACCAAGAAGCTGCAAGGAAGGATGTCGAGCGAGCATTTGAGGTTCTTCAAGGTCGTTGGCAGATTGTTGAGCAACAAGCCCGGGCTTACAGTGTGAACAAGATAAAACGTATCATGTTATGTTGTGTGATTGTGCACAACATGATCGTTGAAGATAATGGGCGCGCAATCACACCGTTTAAAGAAGAGTTGATAACTAATATTGTCCTCCCAACTCGCACGTGGAATGAAAGGTGTTCAACACAGCTTCGTATGTATGGGGAGTTGCGCGATAGAAGGACTCATCATGAACTCCGCAATGCTCTAATTgaacatgtttggaacctccCGAAACGCGGCCGTCAACGTTGA